One genomic window of Campylobacter fetus subsp. fetus includes the following:
- a CDS encoding CZB domain-containing protein: MFVSLVKLDHVVFKVGGYGNVLTKNYEKLADHTSCRLGKWYESRGKDIFEDTVEFAQILDPHKTIHEYVNKAIDLASKHANPMDIIEKFKYAEEQSINLFNIFNNMVTAKVRKIDK, translated from the coding sequence ATTTTCGTATCTTTAGTTAAACTAGATCACGTTGTATTTAAAGTAGGCGGATATGGCAATGTTCTAACAAAAAATTACGAAAAACTAGCAGATCACACATCATGTCGTCTAGGAAAATGGTACGAATCAAGAGGCAAAGATATATTTGAAGATACTGTTGAGTTCGCTCAAATACTTGATCCGCATAAAACAATCCACGAATATGTAAATAAAGCTATCGATCTAGCTAGCAAACATGCAAATCCTATGGATATTATAGAAAAATTCAAATACGCAGAAGAGCAATCAATAAATTTATTTAATATATTTAATAATATGGTTACTGCTAAAGTACGTAAAATAGATAAATAA
- a CDS encoding potassium channel family protein: MSLLQKIKKFLNWTDESKPEYDLNTELYQQLKSFRLPLISVVLMMLFGALGYVFIDGFTLIDGIYQAGMTFTTVGFTEVAPISPSGRLFTITFILMGFGVFTFSMGLFIEVLKKGALTKVLKERNMIYKIARLKNHFVICYHNIYTIELTRQFRENHIPFVVVDNREDLPSLAEIYKYPYYIVDEPHTQNAMLKTHLSSAKGLITLSSNIADNIALIATVRLYEKELGRIKPYFIMTNSDNDDDTQKLKKLGANSVVSPSKLVAQRLSAMSVRPDMENMLEQFLYKKDSPIDIEEIKVPDLSWLRFKRLKETHLRDITNADVVGIRDQNNKFTPMPKGDTLIGTGSRLLVIGTAESIRATKKLIFSKHKPEEFKYV; this comes from the coding sequence ATGTCTTTACTACAAAAGATTAAAAAATTCCTCAATTGGACTGATGAGTCCAAACCAGAATACGATCTAAATACAGAACTTTACCAGCAGTTAAAATCATTTAGACTTCCTTTGATATCCGTTGTTCTTATGATGCTATTTGGAGCTTTAGGATATGTTTTTATCGATGGATTCACTTTAATAGACGGTATTTATCAAGCCGGTATGACCTTTACGACTGTTGGTTTTACCGAAGTTGCGCCTATTAGTCCATCAGGGAGACTTTTTACTATAACTTTTATTCTCATGGGATTTGGAGTTTTTACATTTTCTATGGGTCTTTTTATAGAAGTACTTAAAAAAGGTGCTTTAACGAAGGTTTTAAAGGAGAGAAATATGATATATAAAATAGCCAGACTCAAAAACCACTTTGTGATTTGCTATCACAATATCTATACTATAGAACTCACAAGACAATTTAGAGAAAATCATATACCGTTTGTTGTGGTAGATAATAGAGAAGATCTTCCTAGTCTAGCTGAAATATATAAATATCCGTATTACATAGTAGATGAGCCGCACACGCAAAACGCTATGTTAAAAACTCACCTCTCAAGCGCAAAAGGACTTATAACTTTAAGTTCAAATATCGCTGACAATATAGCTCTTATAGCAACCGTTAGACTGTATGAAAAAGAGCTTGGTAGAATAAAACCATACTTTATAATGACAAATTCAGATAATGACGATGACACGCAAAAACTAAAAAAACTAGGTGCAAACTCGGTAGTATCTCCATCAAAATTAGTCGCGCAACGACTTTCGGCTATGAGCGTACGACCGGATATGGAAAATATGCTAGAGCAATTTTTATATAAAAAAGATTCGCCGATCGATATAGAGGAGATAAAAGTTCCTGATCTATCTTGGCTAAGATTCAAAAGATTAAAAGAAACTCATTTGCGAGATATCACAAACGCCGATGTAGTAGGTATCAGAGATCAAAATAATAAATTTACTCCTATGCCAAAAGGCGATACTCTTATAGGAACAGGCTCAAGACTGCTAGTTATAGGAACTGCCGAGAGTATAAGAGCTACTAAAAAACTCATTTTCAGTAAACACAAACCGGAGGAATTTAAATATGTTTAA
- the trmA gene encoding tRNA (uridine(54)-C5)-methyltransferase TrmA — protein sequence MQENSCEYLKHCGSCTLDMPYSEQIDFKKNFIKEYFKDFHNGEIIFFRSPISKFRSRAEFGLYHDDNSLSYTMRRADGGYLKIDKCSIVDEKISVIMPVLLDLLKENQNLKAKIFGVEFITTRDEILIILLYHKDASTIIQELTWLQSKLKVGLIARSKGKKLVFGSSSLNEKLFINGKSYHYVFGDAAFIQPNRNINENMISWVLDHTTDCKDLLELYCGHGNFTIPLSFKFNKVLATEISKASINSALKNCELNGVDNIKFTRLSAEELMEAFLFKRDFRRLQDIDLRSYEFSHILVDPPRAGCDKSVLDFIRNYENIIYISCNPLTLKENLKLLCKTHSVDKFAIFDQFVHTNHIECAVVLKKY from the coding sequence TTGCAAGAAAATAGCTGTGAGTACTTAAAACATTGCGGAAGTTGTACTTTGGATATGCCTTATAGTGAGCAGATTGATTTTAAAAAGAATTTTATAAAAGAGTATTTTAAAGATTTTCACAATGGCGAAATTATATTTTTCAGATCACCGATTTCTAAATTTAGAAGTAGGGCGGAGTTTGGCTTATATCACGATGATAATAGTCTTAGTTATACAATGAGAAGAGCCGATGGCGGCTATTTAAAGATAGATAAATGTTCTATAGTCGATGAGAAAATATCCGTCATCATGCCGGTTTTGTTGGATTTGTTAAAAGAAAATCAAAATTTAAAAGCAAAGATTTTTGGGGTTGAGTTCATAACTACAAGAGATGAAATTTTGATTATTTTACTTTATCACAAAGACGCATCTACTATAATTCAAGAGCTTACTTGGTTGCAAAGTAAGCTTAAAGTCGGTTTGATAGCAAGAAGCAAAGGTAAAAAACTTGTATTTGGAAGTTCAAGTTTAAATGAAAAATTATTTATAAACGGTAAAAGTTATCATTATGTTTTTGGAGACGCTGCTTTTATCCAGCCAAATAGAAATATAAATGAAAATATGATTTCATGGGTTTTAGACCATACTACGGATTGTAAAGATCTCCTTGAGCTTTACTGCGGACACGGAAATTTTACCATTCCTCTTAGTTTTAAATTTAACAAAGTTTTGGCTACGGAGATAAGCAAAGCTTCTATTAACAGTGCTTTAAAAAATTGCGAGTTAAACGGTGTAGATAATATCAAATTTACAAGATTAAGTGCCGAAGAACTTATGGAAGCTTTTCTCTTTAAAAGAGATTTTCGTAGATTACAAGATATAGATTTAAGAAGTTATGAATTTAGTCATATTTTAGTAGATCCGCCGCGAGCAGGATGCGATAAAAGCGTGTTAGATTTCATACGAAATTACGAAAATATAATTTATATATCTTGTAATCCGTTGACCCTAAAAGAGAATTTAAAACTACTTTGCAAAACGCATAGTGTAGATAAATTTGCTATTTTTGATCAGTTTGTTCATACAAATCACATCGAATGCGCAGTAGTTTTAAAAAAATATTAG
- a CDS encoding SDR family NAD(P)-dependent oxidoreductase, which translates to MKNTAFITGATSGFGEAVARVLASEGYKLILLARRLDRLENLKKELKNVHIINADIRDKNAIFKAIDELPEQFRDIEILVNNAGLALGQERVLEANLDDFETMIDTNIKGLLYATKAVLPIMNRRKSGYIFNLGSVAGAWPYPGANVYGATKAFVKQFSLNLRNDVKGSNIRVTEIAPGIAKTEFSVVRFKGDEDKSDSVYNSTQYLKAEDIAKIVLDCINLPKHVNINTLEVMPTTQSWAGFFFEKE; encoded by the coding sequence ATGAAAAATACAGCTTTTATAACCGGAGCAACGTCCGGTTTTGGAGAGGCAGTCGCTAGAGTTTTGGCAAGCGAGGGATATAAACTCATACTTCTAGCAAGAAGACTTGATAGACTAGAAAATCTCAAAAAAGAGCTGAAAAACGTACATATAATCAATGCCGATATAAGAGATAAAAATGCTATTTTTAAAGCTATAGATGAACTTCCTGAGCAATTTAGAGATATAGAAATATTGGTTAATAATGCAGGTCTTGCTCTTGGTCAAGAAAGAGTTTTAGAAGCAAATTTGGACGATTTTGAAACTATGATAGATACAAATATAAAAGGCTTATTATACGCTACAAAAGCCGTTTTACCTATAATGAATAGGAGAAAAAGCGGATATATCTTTAATCTTGGTTCGGTAGCTGGAGCATGGCCGTATCCGGGCGCTAATGTTTATGGAGCCACAAAAGCATTCGTAAAACAGTTTAGTTTAAATCTTAGAAATGACGTAAAAGGCAGCAACATACGAGTTACAGAAATAGCTCCTGGTATCGCAAAAACTGAGTTTAGCGTTGTTAGATTTAAAGGTGATGAAGATAAAAGCGACAGTGTTTATAACTCTACGCAGTATTTGAAAGCTGAAGATATCGCTAAAATAGTTCTTGATTGCATTAATTTACCAAAACATGTAAATATAAATACGCTTGAAGTAATGCCTACTACTCAGAGTTGGGCTGGATTTTTCTTTGAAAAAGAGTAA
- the argJ gene encoding bifunctional glutamate N-acetyltransferase/amino-acid acetyltransferase ArgJ: MFNLISLKNGLENVEGFYFGGVNAGFKTNGDNDLGFIRSDEPVMVSAIFTSNKFQAAPIKHFKKYGKNFKTNFVLLNSKNANAMTGKAGIDDIDDIFKELGKKLNLINPIMSSTGVIGYRLKKDKIIEAANKFDLISRNSDATAQAIMTTDSFKKEIAFRIELEDGKSFNIACICKGAGMINPAFATMLCFILTDANIPQKDMDELLKSCVEESFNAISVDGDTSTNDTLMLLSSQKSGVYDKDAFKFALETITKTMALNLVKDGEGSTKVVAFEVNGAKNYDEAQKAAKALSNSLLVKTAIFGEDPNWGRIASTIGASGVECDEEKLIIYYDDVLVFDKNNPELDQEREIKAHNVMKKNSYKISCFLGIADAKFTAYGCDLGHTYVKINADYRS; encoded by the coding sequence ATGTTTAATCTTATAAGCCTGAAAAATGGACTTGAGAATGTTGAAGGGTTTTATTTCGGCGGAGTAAATGCCGGATTTAAGACAAACGGAGATAATGATCTAGGCTTCATAAGAAGCGATGAGCCGGTAATGGTTTCAGCTATATTTACTTCAAACAAATTTCAAGCAGCTCCGATAAAGCATTTTAAAAAATACGGTAAAAACTTCAAAACAAACTTTGTTTTATTAAATTCAAAAAATGCAAACGCAATGACCGGAAAAGCCGGTATAGATGATATAGATGATATATTTAAAGAACTTGGTAAGAAGCTAAATTTGATAAATCCTATCATGAGTTCAACCGGAGTTATCGGATATCGTCTTAAAAAAGACAAAATAATAGAAGCCGCAAACAAATTTGATCTTATCTCACGCAATTCTGACGCAACAGCTCAAGCGATTATGACAACAGATAGCTTTAAAAAAGAGATAGCTTTTAGAATTGAACTTGAAGATGGCAAAAGCTTTAACATAGCTTGTATCTGCAAAGGTGCAGGTATGATAAATCCAGCATTTGCGACGATGTTATGCTTTATCTTAACAGATGCAAATATACCGCAAAAAGATATGGATGAACTTTTAAAAAGCTGCGTAGAAGAGAGCTTCAATGCGATAAGCGTAGATGGCGACACCAGCACCAATGATACTTTAATGCTTTTAAGCTCACAAAAAAGCGGAGTTTATGACAAAGATGCTTTTAAATTTGCACTTGAAACTATCACAAAAACTATGGCTTTAAATTTAGTAAAAGATGGGGAAGGAAGTACAAAAGTAGTAGCATTTGAAGTAAATGGAGCAAAAAACTATGATGAAGCGCAAAAGGCAGCAAAGGCTTTGTCGAATTCTCTTTTAGTAAAAACAGCAATTTTTGGAGAAGATCCAAACTGGGGTAGAATAGCTTCAACCATAGGAGCTAGCGGCGTAGAATGTGATGAAGAAAAGTTAATTATATATTATGACGATGTGCTTGTATTCGACAAAAATAATCCCGAATTAGATCAAGAAAGAGAGATAAAAGCTCATAATGTTATGAAAAAAAACAGCTATAAAATAAGCTGTTTTTTGGGTATAGCAGACGCTAAATTTACGGCTTACGGATGCGATTTAGGACACACGTATGTTAAAATAAACGCGGATTACCGTTCATAA
- a CDS encoding MetQ/NlpA family ABC transporter substrate-binding protein has protein sequence MKKLTIAALLASSLISAAFGEVIKVGATPVPHAEILEFIKPELKKAGYDLEIKVFNDYVIPNLAVEDGDLDANFFQHIPYLNEFNANKGTHLVKTVGVHLEPMGVYSKKLKSLKDLKDGAIVSIPNDPTNESRALDVLVNAKLIEVDLSAKLRTPLDITKNPKNLKFKEIEAATLPRTLDDVDIAVINTNFAMNANLNPTKDALLIESKESPYVNIVVVKDGNQNSKKIKALDNAINTDSVKKFISDNYKGAVVPAF, from the coding sequence ATGAAAAAATTAACTATCGCAGCGCTACTTGCTTCTAGCCTTATAAGCGCAGCATTTGGAGAAGTTATCAAAGTCGGAGCTACTCCAGTTCCTCACGCAGAGATCTTAGAGTTTATAAAGCCTGAGCTAAAAAAAGCAGGATATGATCTTGAAATTAAAGTATTCAATGATTATGTAATTCCAAATCTAGCGGTTGAAGACGGTGATTTGGATGCAAACTTTTTTCAACATATACCGTATTTAAATGAGTTTAATGCAAACAAAGGCACTCATTTAGTAAAAACAGTAGGCGTACATCTTGAGCCGATGGGAGTTTATAGTAAAAAACTAAAATCTCTTAAAGATCTAAAAGACGGTGCTATAGTAAGTATACCAAATGATCCTACAAACGAAAGTCGCGCTCTTGATGTTTTAGTAAATGCTAAACTTATAGAAGTAGATTTGAGCGCTAAATTAAGAACTCCGCTTGATATAACTAAAAATCCTAAAAATCTTAAATTTAAAGAGATCGAAGCCGCCACTCTTCCAAGAACTTTAGATGATGTTGATATAGCCGTTATAAATACGAATTTCGCTATGAACGCAAATTTAAATCCTACAAAAGATGCGCTTCTTATAGAAAGTAAAGAGAGTCCGTATGTTAATATAGTAGTTGTTAAAGACGGAAATCAAAATAGCAAAAAAATAAAAGCACTTGATAATGCTATCAACACAGACTCAGTTAAAAAATTTATATCTGATAATTATAAAGGCGCTGTAGTTCCTGCGTTTTAA
- a CDS encoding methionine ABC transporter permease, whose amino-acid sequence MIPKLLLEATIDTLYMTFISTFLAFMIGLGLAIILVLTKPNGLKPNKGIYNTLDLIVNVLRSFPFIILIIVLFPLTKFIVGTSIGTSAAIVPLTIGSAPFIARLIENAMNEVDYGVIEAALSYGANKTQILFKIMFIEALPSIINAITLTLIVVIGFTAMAGAVGGGGLGDVAMRYGFQRFRPDIMAYTVIILIVLVQVIQMIGNLLYKITKK is encoded by the coding sequence ATGATACCAAAACTTCTTTTAGAAGCGACTATAGATACACTTTATATGACTTTTATATCTACGTTTTTAGCTTTCATGATCGGTTTGGGGCTTGCTATTATATTGGTTTTGACAAAACCAAACGGTCTTAAACCAAATAAAGGGATTTATAACACATTGGATTTAATAGTAAATGTGCTTAGAAGTTTTCCGTTTATAATACTCATTATAGTGCTTTTTCCTCTTACTAAATTTATAGTAGGCACTAGCATAGGAACAAGTGCGGCTATCGTTCCTCTTACTATCGGTTCGGCTCCGTTTATAGCGCGTCTTATAGAAAACGCTATGAATGAAGTGGATTATGGCGTCATAGAGGCTGCTCTTAGCTATGGTGCAAACAAAACTCAAATCTTATTTAAAATTATGTTTATAGAAGCACTTCCTAGCATTATAAACGCTATAACTCTAACTCTTATAGTAGTGATTGGATTTACCGCAATGGCCGGAGCCGTTGGCGGAGGCGGGCTTGGGGACGTGGCGATGAGATACGGTTTTCAAAGATTTCGTCCAGATATCATGGCGTATACGGTAATCATCTTGATAGTCTTAGTTCAAGTTATCCAGATGATAGGAAACCTACTCTATAAAATCACTAAGAAATAA
- a CDS encoding ankyrin repeat domain-containing protein, with the protein MRFLFFIIFSTCLFANENDIVKDIYKLSLEVRGNTHICGSSGDEYFVNLNEIITLGLNDPIKYEKQLPNKQDYEEATSKDREYFRFWAVRSISNFILFNDFNDAYTKLIPKLTDYYITKFGFSKQRAIFFAIRLANEFLYMAVGNYEKAYKLSTLERMATNPNLNKEEFISLIYTNKPTRNEITNLLNIALLYNQNEDILQTLIDFGASINGGDESALFFALKNMKNVELLIKHGANINYENSFGKTALFYAIDFGDIDLIKFLVENGANTNHKYINKSGKDAIASGFRNIPFYQNLCALEHTSRTVFMHAAFHSVPEVLDLLIKNGANIDDIDDMGYNALDYAIWSKNKENIMFLESLQLKSNLEGEI; encoded by the coding sequence ATGAGATTTTTATTTTTTATAATTTTTTCTACTTGTTTATTTGCAAATGAAAATGATATAGTAAAAGATATATATAAATTAAGTCTTGAAGTAAGAGGAAATACTCATATATGCGGTTCTAGCGGCGATGAGTATTTTGTAAATTTAAACGAGATAATAACTCTCGGTCTTAATGATCCTATAAAATATGAAAAACAACTTCCAAATAAGCAAGATTATGAAGAGGCTACGTCAAAAGATAGGGAGTATTTTCGTTTTTGGGCTGTTAGAAGTATAAGCAATTTCATCCTTTTTAATGATTTTAATGACGCATATACAAAGTTAATTCCTAAATTAACGGATTATTATATAACTAAATTTGGATTTAGCAAGCAAAGAGCTATATTTTTTGCTATTCGTTTAGCAAATGAATTTTTATATATGGCCGTGGGAAATTATGAAAAGGCGTACAAGCTAAGTACTTTAGAGAGAATGGCTACGAATCCAAATTTAAATAAAGAGGAATTTATATCTCTTATTTATACTAATAAACCTACTAGAAATGAGATAACAAATTTATTAAATATTGCTTTGCTATATAATCAAAATGAAGATATATTGCAAACTCTTATAGATTTTGGTGCTAGCATAAATGGAGGTGATGAATCAGCTCTGTTTTTTGCTCTAAAAAATATGAAAAATGTTGAATTGTTGATAAAACATGGAGCAAATATAAATTATGAAAATTCATTCGGAAAAACTGCGCTATTTTATGCGATTGATTTTGGAGATATCGATTTAATCAAATTTTTGGTAGAAAATGGAGCTAATACAAATCATAAATATATAAACAAATCAGGAAAAGACGCTATAGCATCTGGATTTAGAAATATCCCGTTTTATCAAAATCTTTGTGCTTTAGAACATACTTCAAGAACCGTTTTTATGCATGCTGCATTTCATAGCGTTCCTGAAGTGCTAGATCTGCTTATAAAAAATGGAGCTAATATAGATGATATAGACGATATGGGATATAATGCCCTTGATTACGCTATTTGGAGCAAAAATAAAGAAAATATAATGTTTTTAGAAAGTTTGCAATTAAAATCAAATTTAGAAGGTGAAATATGA
- the thiD gene encoding bifunctional hydroxymethylpyrimidine kinase/phosphomethylpyrimidine kinase — protein MQKILTIAGSDCSGGAGIQADIKTITAHKMYAMSVITALTAQNTMGVYGVHEAPSEFVKAQIDACFKDIVPNAVKIGMVSNSYIIKAIAAKLKEYNAKNIVIDPVMVATSGGKLMQDSAIEDAISELFCLADIITPNIAEAEILSDIKIIGIHHMKEAALKISQLTGGAVLVKGGHLRDDASDVLYYNGKFEVLSEERVHTNDTHGTGCTLSSAIACALGANKDMYYAVKSAKKFVTTALKGDLKIGNGNGAIDHYFRIPEIF, from the coding sequence GTGCAAAAAATTTTAACCATAGCAGGTTCTGATTGCAGTGGAGGAGCTGGCATACAAGCAGACATCAAAACTATAACTGCTCATAAAATGTATGCAATGAGCGTTATCACAGCTCTTACTGCACAAAATACAATGGGTGTTTATGGTGTTCATGAAGCTCCTAGTGAGTTTGTTAAAGCTCAAATAGACGCTTGTTTTAAAGATATCGTTCCAAATGCAGTTAAAATCGGTATGGTATCAAACTCATATATAATAAAAGCTATAGCAGCAAAATTAAAAGAGTATAACGCTAAAAATATAGTTATAGATCCGGTTATGGTAGCTACTAGCGGTGGTAAATTAATGCAAGATAGCGCCATAGAAGATGCTATAAGCGAGCTGTTTTGTCTAGCCGACATTATAACGCCAAATATAGCCGAAGCCGAGATTTTAAGCGATATAAAGATAATAGGCATACATCATATGAAAGAAGCTGCTTTAAAGATATCACAACTTACAGGCGGAGCGGTTTTAGTAAAAGGCGGGCATCTAAGAGATGATGCAAGCGATGTTTTGTATTACAACGGCAAATTTGAGGTGCTAAGCGAAGAAAGAGTTCATACAAACGATACTCACGGTACTGGTTGCACTCTTTCAAGTGCTATAGCATGTGCTTTAGGAGCAAATAAAGATATGTATTATGCAGTCAAAAGCGCCAAAAAATTCGTCACAACTGCTTTAAAAGGGGACTTAAAAATAGGCAACGGTAATGGCGCGATAGATCATTATTTCAGGATACCTGAGATTTTTTGA
- a CDS encoding YdcH family protein has product MLHEYRDLITELKGKNARFDSVFDKHNELDQRISDIEEGREYADPYELETLKKEKLRLKDEAYNILMEYKKSKSN; this is encoded by the coding sequence ATGCTACACGAATACAGAGATTTAATCACGGAACTAAAAGGTAAAAATGCAAGATTTGATAGCGTTTTTGACAAACACAATGAACTTGACCAAAGAATATCAGATATAGAAGAAGGCAGAGAATACGCCGATCCTTATGAATTAGAAACTCTTAAAAAAGAAAAATTAAGATTAAAAGATGAAGCTTATAATATCTTAATGGAATATAAAAAATCTAAATCAAACTAA
- a CDS encoding methionine ABC transporter ATP-binding protein: MIQITNLKKYYGKNLIINDVSCKIKAGEIFAIVGHSGAGKSTLLRCINGLESYQSGSLKVDNKEVSNLNENELRELRRNIGMIFQHFALMSRKTVFENIATPLKFWKYDKEYIQKRVHELLELVGLSDKANNYPNSLSGGQKQRVAIARALALKPKILLSDEATSALDPNTTNQILTLLRQINETLGITIVLVTHEMEVVKSISNRAILLEQGIITNQGNIIDLFLKPDENMKKFLGAEEILPTTGVNIRLFFPPKVAFNSVITSMARELNIDFNIVWGKLERLGNNVLGSLVINVDPKDEIKVEEFIKKSGVLYEIVKEQK, translated from the coding sequence ATGATACAAATAACAAATTTAAAAAAATACTACGGTAAAAATCTTATCATAAATGATGTTTCATGCAAAATCAAAGCCGGTGAAATTTTTGCTATAGTTGGACACAGCGGCGCCGGAAAAAGCACTCTGCTTCGCTGCATCAATGGACTTGAGAGCTATCAAAGCGGAAGTTTAAAAGTAGATAACAAAGAAGTTTCAAACTTAAACGAAAATGAGCTTAGAGAGTTAAGACGGAATATAGGCATGATATTTCAACATTTTGCTCTTATGAGCAGAAAAACGGTATTTGAAAATATAGCCACTCCGCTTAAATTTTGGAAATACGATAAAGAATATATCCAAAAAAGAGTTCATGAACTTTTAGAGCTTGTAGGGCTAAGCGATAAAGCAAACAACTATCCAAACTCGCTAAGCGGAGGTCAAAAACAACGAGTTGCGATAGCTAGAGCTCTAGCATTAAAACCAAAAATTTTGCTTAGCGATGAGGCTACAAGTGCGCTTGATCCAAATACTACAAATCAAATTTTAACTCTTTTAAGACAAATAAATGAAACCTTAGGTATAACTATAGTTTTAGTTACTCACGAAATGGAAGTTGTAAAGAGCATATCAAACCGCGCTATTTTACTTGAACAAGGTATCATAACAAATCAAGGTAACATAATCGACCTATTTTTGAAACCGGATGAAAATATGAAAAAATTCTTAGGAGCAGAGGAAATTTTACCTACAACCGGAGTTAATATCAGACTATTTTTTCCGCCTAAAGTCGCTTTTAACAGCGTTATAACATCAATGGCTAGAGAACTTAATATAGACTTCAACATAGTATGGGGAAAACTAGAAAGATTGGGCAATAACGTGCTTGGAAGTCTTGTTATAAACGTAGATCCAAAAGATGAAATAAAAGTAGAAGAATTTATAAAAAAATCAGGCGTGTTATACGAGATAGTAAAGGAGCAAAAATGA
- the rpmB gene encoding 50S ribosomal protein L28 has translation MSKRCAITGKGPMVGNNVSHANNRTKRRFMPNLRTVRVMLEDGTTRKIRVAASTLRTMKKQSH, from the coding sequence ATGTCAAAAAGATGTGCAATAACAGGAAAAGGACCTATGGTTGGAAACAACGTAAGTCACGCTAATAATAGAACAAAAAGAAGATTTATGCCAAACCTTCGTACGGTTCGTGTTATGCTTGAAGATGGTACAACAAGAAAAATCAGAGTTGCAGCTTCTACTTTAAGAACAATGAAAAAACAATCACACTAA